CGTCGATACCTCCGGCGCCGGCCTGATCGCGGTCGCGCTGGGGCCGAAGGCCCTGCACTGGCTGGCCGACCACGACCGCGACGTGCCGCGCGAACTGCGCGCCCTGCTCGGCACCGTCAGCGACGCGGTCGCGGAAATCTACGCGCACCGGCCCAAGCCCAGACCCAATTTCGGTTTCATGGACATGCTGGCCGACATCGGCGGCAACGTCGTGCACATCGCGGAGCTCGGCGCCAAGCTGCTGGCGTTCATCGGCATGACGCTGGAAACGCAGGTGCGCGTCCTGCTTCGGCCCCGGCACTGGCGCGTCACCTCGCTGGTCGCGCACATGGAACAGACCGGCCTGCACGCGGTGCCGATCGTGGTGCTGCTGTCGTTCCTGATCGGCGCGGTGATCGCGTTCCTGGGCGCGACCGCGCTGCAGCGTTACGGCGCGACGGTGTTCACCGTCGATCTCGTTTCGTACGCGTTCCTGCGCGAACTCGGCGTGCTGCTGACCGCGATCATCCTGGCCGGACGCACCGCCAGCGCGTTCACCGCGCAGATCGGCTCGATGAAGGTCGGCGAGGAAATCGACGCGATGCGCACCATGGGTCTCGACCCGATGGAACTGCTGGTGCTGCCGCGCGTGCTGGCGCTGATGATCGTGACGCCGCTCTTGACCTTCCTCGCGATCCTCGCGGGCGTCGTCGGCGGTGCGCTGGTGTGCTGGTTCGCGTTGAACATCACGCCGACCATGTTCATCTCGGTGTTCCAGACCGACACGCCGCTGCGTTACCTGTGGCTGGGACTGTGCAAGGCGCCGATCTTCGCGTTCCTGATCGCGGTGATCGGCTGCCTCGAAGGCTTCAAGGTGCAGGGCAGCGCGCAATCGGTGGGCGAGCGCACGACGTCCAGCGTGGTGCAATCGATTTTCCTGGTGATCGTGGTGGACGCCGTCGCCGCGCTGTTCTTCATGGAGATGAACTGGTGACCATCGCCGTGACCGCCCAACCGCGCGACACGCTGGTCGAAGTGCGCGGCCTGCGCAGTCAGTTCGGCGACCAGGTGGTGCACGAGAACCTCGACCTCGATGTCTATCGCGGCGAAATCCTGGGCGTGGTCGGCGGGTCCGGCACCGGCAAGTCAGTGCTGCTGCGGACGATCCTGGGCCTGCGCCGCCCCGACGCCGGCAGCGTGAAGCTGTTCGGCGAGAACCTGCACGACCTGCCGGAAGACAAGCGCGTCGCGATCGAAAGCCGCTGCGGCGTGCTGTTCCAGAACGGCGCGCTGTTCTCGTCGCTGACGGTGAGCGAGAACGTGCGCGTGCCGCTGATGGAGCATACGAAGCTGTCCTTGCACGACGCACTGCGGGTGGCCGCGCTGAAGATCGCGTTGGCCGACCTGACGCCGGAGGTGCGCCACAAGTATCCATCCGAACTTTCCGGCGGCATGGTCAAGCGCGCGGGCCTGGCGCGCGCGCTGGCGCTCGATCCCGACATCGTGTTCCTCGACGAGCCGACCTCGGGCCTCGACCCGATCGCGGCGGCGTCCTTCGACCAGCTGATCCGCACCCTGCGCGATGCGTTGGGGCTGACGGTATTCATGATCACCCACGACCTCGATTCGCTGCACGCGATCTGCGACCGCGTCGCGGTGCTCGCGCACAAGCGCGTGATCGTGGCCGATTCGCTGGACAAGGTGGAACGCTTCGACGACCCTTGGATTCGCGAATATTTCCAGGGACCACGCGGCCGGGCGGCACAGTCCATCCAGGCGATCGCTTGAGGTAGCGCTATGGAAACCAAAGCCCATCACGTATTGATCGGCGCCTTCACCCTGCTGGTGGTGGCGGCGGTGCTGCTGTTCGCGCTGTGGCTGGGCAAGACCAGCCTCAACAAGCAATACCACTATTACGACATCGTGTTCACCGAATCGGTGACCGGCCTGTCCAAGGGCAGCCCGGTGCAATACAACGGCATCCAGATCGGCGAGGTCAGCCAGTTGAAGCTGGATCCGCGCGATCCGCGCAAGGTGCTGGCTCGCATCCAGGTGGCCGCCGACACGCCGATCAAGGTAGACACGCGCGCCAAGCTCGGCCTGCTCGGCCTGACCGGCGTCGCTTTCGTGCAATTGACCGGCGGCGCGCCGACCAGCCAGCCGTTGATGCCGACGCCCGACAATCCGGTGCCGGTCATCAAATCCGAAACTTCCGCGCTCAGCGCGCTGCTGTCCTCGGGCAGCGATGTCGTCACCTCGATCAACGGCATCCTCGATCGGCTGACCCAGATCATGTCGCAACAGAATGTCGCCCGCATCAACGACACGCTGCAGAACATCGACCAGACCACCAGCGCGCTCGCCGCCGAACGCGACGACTTGCGCGAGCTGATCAAGCAAGCCGCGGGCGCGTCGAAGCAACTCAACCAGACCCTCGCCGGCGCCAATTCGCTGGTCAACGGCCCCGGCCGCGAAACGCTGGATCGCGCGGCCGCCGCGATGGCGTCGCTGCAGAAGACCACGCAGACCCTGAACACGCTGCTCACGCAAAACCAGGGCTCGCTGCAATCAGGGTTGCGCGGCGTGGACCAGATCGGACCCGCGCTGCGCGAACTGCGCTCGACCCTGCGCGACATCCACCAGCTGACCAGCAGGCTGCAGGCCAATCCCGCGGGCTACCTGTTCGGACGCGAACAGCCTTCCGAATTCACGCCGAAACATTGAGGAGCGACCATGAACGCGCCCAGGAGTTTTTTCGTCGCGTGCACGTTGTTCGCGTCGTGCGCACTGCTCGCCGCCTGCTCGATTCTGCCCTCGCGCGAACCCGTGCAGATCTGGCAGCCGGAAGAAACCGCCAGCGCCGCGCCCGCGGCGGCGGCCGGTTTCAGCTTGCGCGTGGACGCGCCCAACACCACCGGCCCGCTCGATGGCACCGGAATCGTGGTGATGCCCGAGCCGGGCCAGGTCAGCACTTACAAGGGCGCGCGCTGGAGCGAATCGCCCGCGCTGCTGATCCGCCATCGGCTGGTCGACGCGTTCATGGGCGCGAAACTGCCGGCCGTCACCACCGACGACGATCATTTCGCCTCCGATTATTCGTTGAGCGGCAACCTGCGCGCATTCCAGTCGGAATACCGGAATGGATCACCCGTGGTGGTCGTGCGCTTCGACGCGCAACTGCGCCGCGGCGACGCGCGCAACCTGCTCGCGACCCGCAGCTTCGTGGTCACACAGAACCCGGCCGGCGTCGACGTGCCGCAGATCGTCGCGGCGTTCGGCGCGGCCGACGATGAACTGGCGCAGCAGGTAGTCGCGTGGACGATCGACGTCGCGAATCGCGATCGCGCGGCGCATCCGGCGGACGCCGACTCGGTATCGCGTGCAAACTCACATTGAGGTCCGCTGCGGAGTCAGCCAGACATCCCTGTCTTTTTCCGCCCGCGTCCCGCGCGGGCGGGTGACTTTCTCTTGCTTGGCCAAGAGAAAGTCACCACTCGCGCGTCGGGAACGCGCGAGAACGCCGAAGGCGGCCCAAAGGGCGGAGGGCAGGACGCCCGGAGTAAAGAGAAGGCCACCCCGCGAACACGTCCTGAGCACATCCATGTGCTCAGGATGCGCGAGCGGCCACCGGGGTTCGCCGAAGGCACATCCCTGTGCCTGCGGCGAACTGGCGCACTTCCTGTGCGCCATCCTTCGGACTGATCCGCCGTCCGCTCGCCGTGTTCGAGGGGCCCCATTGGGCGCGCATCCTGCGCGCTGTTGCTGCAACGCAGACTGTGTGGTCTTGCTTCGAGCGAGGCCAGGATGGCCGTCGTCGAAGCGGATCCGGGGCCCCTGTGCTGCGGTGAGGGCCGGACGAGAAGGCCCGCAGGGTGGGCGCAAGGGATTGCGCCCACTTGCCGCCGCGCCAGGGATGGCGCGTCGGCAAGCCCGGCCGGTCCGATCGCACCTTTCGTCCATGGATGGACGAAAGGCGCAGCACCGGGGTGGCCTTTCTTTGGGCCACCTTCTTTGGCCACGCAAAGAAAGGTGGCTCGCCCGCCCGGGAGGCGGGCGAAAAAAGACAAGGATGTCGAATTCAAATTTGCGAGGAGACCGCGAGTGCGTCCCCCATCCGCCCTTCGGGCACCGTTGCTAGGCTCGCGCATCCGGCGCTCGCCAAGCAACCCAGCCCTCGGCATCCTGCCTCGTGCGTTCGAGCCGGCGCGAACTGCCGCCGGCAGTTCGCAAGCGCCGACTCTCACCCCCGCAAGCGGGGGAAGGAAAGACGCTCACACCCCCACGGGATACGCCGGCGCCGCATCCAGCGCCGACGCGCACACTTCCGCCAGCTCCAGCAGGCGCAGGTCGGAACCGGGCGCGCCCACGAACTGCATCCCGATCGGCATGCCGTCCGGCAGCGTGCCCATCGGGATGCTGACCGCGGGACACGCGGACAGGCTGGCGAATGCGGTGAGGTCGGCCTGCGACGCGGGCACCGGCGCATCGACCGGGAACGCGCCCTGCGGCGTGGTCGGCAGCACCAGCACGTCCACGCGCGAGAACACGCGGCGCGCCTTCAGCATCGCGAAGTCGAGGATGCGGTCGGCCTGCGCGTAGTCGGCCGCCGATTTGCGCGCGGCGTAATCGAGCATCGTGCGGAATTGTTCGGAAACCGGATGCGCGGTGTCGGCGAGATCATCGGCGAAGGTGTTGCGCATCTCCGCTTCCATCAACAGCAGTCCGGCGCGGCGCATCTTCTGGAATGGCCAGTCGGAGAAATCCAGCGGCGTGCGTTCGTGCAACGCGTGTTGCAGTTTCGCCATGGCTGCTTCGAACACTTCGATCACCGGCGCTTCCACGCCGATGGCTGCAAGATCGGGCAGCACGCCGCAGCGCAGTTGGTCGGGGTTCCAGTCCGGTGGCTGCAGCGCGACGCGGCGGCGGCGCGAACGCGGGTCGTCGGCGTCGTAGCCGGCCAGCACCTGCAGCATCACCACGAGATCGCCGACGCTGCGGCCGAGGATGCCGACCGCGTCCAGCCTGCGCGCCGCCGGCACCAGCCCGCGTGCGGATATCTCGCCGTGGGTCGGCTTCAGCGCGAACACGCCGCAATAGCTCGCGGGGATGCGCACCGAACCCAGGGTATCGGAACCGATCGCGACCGGCGCCATGCCCGCCGCAACCGCCGCGGCGGAACCGCCGGACGAACCGCCCGCGACGCGATTCACGTCGAACGGGTTGCGCGTGGTGCCGAAGTGTGGATTGCGCGTCGCCGCGCCCAGCGCGCCTTCATCGAGATTGGTCTTGCCCAGCAGCACCGCGCCGGCCGCGCGCAGGCGCGCGACCGCGTGCGCATCGTTGCGCGCGACGTGTTCGTCGCGCGTCGGCAGGCCCGCGCGGGTCGGATAACCCGCGACGTCGAAGTTGTCCTTGATCGCGACGGGAATCCCGTCGAGCCGTCCGATCGGCCCCTCGCGCCGGCGGCGCTGCGCGCTCGCCGCCTGGTCGCGCACGATGTCGGGGCGCACGTCCACGAACGCGTGCAGTTCGGGATCGCGCCGGTCGATCGCGTCGAGGCAGGCTTCGGCCAGCGCCTCGGACGTGGTGCGTCCCGACGCCAGCCAGTGCAGGCATTGCCACACACCGCCGCGTCGCAGCGCCTCAGGTCCCAGCATTTCGCCGTCTTCGATTGCGCTCATTCGCCCTCCCGAGGGACCGATTATGCGGGTTTGCCGCCCGCGCGGGAACCCAAGACAATGAAGGGCTGGAAACGAAGCGTGACGGGAGTCCGCGATGAGCGAACGCGAGACGATGGAATACGACGTGGTCGTGGTGGGCGCGGGTCCCTCCGGACTCGCCTTCGCGATCCGCCTGAAACAGCTCAAGCCCGACGTGCGCGTATGCGTGATCGAGAAAGCCTCGACGGTCGGCGCGCAGATCCTTTCCGGGGCGGTGATCGAACCCGCGCCGCTGGATGCGCTGCTGCCGAAGTGGCGCGACGCGCCGCCGCCGATTTGCGTGCCGGCCACGCACGACGAATTCCTGTGGCTGCGTGACGCAAAACGCGCGATGAAATTGCCCACGCCGCCGCAGATGCACAACGCGGGCAACTTCATCGTGTCGCTGGGCGCGCTGTGCGCGTGGCTGGCGCCGCAGGCGGAAGCGCTGGGCGTCGACGTGTTCCCCGGCTTCGCCGCGGGCGGCGCGGTGTTCGACGACAAGGGCGCGGTCGCGGGCGTGCGCATCGGCGACATGGGCATCGCGAAGGATGGTTCGCACAAACCCGGCTACACGCAAGGCATCGACATCCTGGCGAAACTCACGGTGCTTGCGGAAGGCTGCCGCGGCAGCGTCAGCAAGCAACTGATCGCGAAATACGGGCTCGACAAGCACTCCGACCCGCAAACCTACGGCATCGGCTTGAAGGAACTGTGGCAACTGCCGCCGGGCCGCGTGCAGCCGGGCCACATCACGCACACGCTCGGCTGGCCGCTGGACAACAAGACCTACGGCGGCAGCTTCATCTACCAGCTCGACAAGGACCGCATCGCGATCGGTTTCGTCGCGGGCCTCGATTATTCCGATCCGTTGTTCCGGCCTTGGGAAGCCTTCCAGCAATTGAAGAACCACGCGCGCATTGCGCCGCTGCTGGAAGGCGGGCAGATCGTCTCGGGCGGCGCGCGCGCGCTGATCGAGGGCGGTCTGCAATCGCTGCCGACCACGGAAATGCCGGGTGCGATCCTGATCGGCGACGCGGCCGGGTTGATGAACGTGCCCAAGATCAAGGGCACGCACCAGGCGATCCGATCCGGGATGCTGGCGGCGGAACATTTCGCGGAAAAACAATCGAGCGAAGGTTTCGATGCGCGCCTGCGCGCGTCGCCGATCGCGAAGGAATTGCACAAGGTGCGCAACATCCGCCCCGGCTTCCACGGCGGCTTGTGGCGCGGTCTCGCCAACGCCACGTGGGAAACCGTGACCGCGGGTTTGTCGCCGTGGACGCTGAAGAACCACGCCGACTGGTCTTCGCTGGAGAAACTCGATCCACCCGCGACGAAAACGAATCGTCCCGGCCCGAACGCCACGTCGCCGCGCGAACCCGGCTGGATCGAACGCACGCTGCCGCCGCGCGATCGTCTCGCCGGCGTGTACTTCGCCGCCACCGAACACGACGAAGACCAGCCCGTGCACCTGCATGTCGCCGACACCAACATCTGCATCGAGCGTTGCACGGTCGAATACGGCAACCCCTGCCAGCGCTTCTGCCCCGCCAACGTGTACGAGATCGTCGAGGATGCCGGCAGCGACGGCGCGCCTTCGCTGCGCCTGCAGATCAACGCCGCCAACTGCGTGCACTGCAAGACCTGCGACATCAAGGACCCGTACGAAATCATCACCTGGGTGACGCCGGAAGGCGGCAGCGGACCCAATTACCAGAACCTTTGACGGCGGCGCGGCACCAGGTCGAAAGTCATCTGGCTTTGCCGCGCGGAAAGACTAGACTCGGCTCCATAATCCAAGTGGAGGGCCGGTCATGCGTATCACGCGTTTTGCCGCAATCTCCGTTTTGGCGCTGATGTCGACGATCGCCGCGGGCGCGTCCGCGGCGAGCGATCCCTTGGCGCCGATCGGCTTGGGCGCGGCGCCGGCCACCGCGCCGATCAAGCCGGTCACCGAAACGCTGTGGGGCGTCGAGGTCACCGACAACTACCGCTACATGGAGAAACTCGATCCCGCGACCCTCGCGTGGATGAAGTCCGAAGGCGCGTATACACGCAAGGTGATGGACGCGATCGCGCCGCTCGCCACGCTGCAGAAGCGCGTGTCGGCCTTCACCGGCAGCTTCGGTTTCGTGCAGGGTTTCGTATCGTACGGCGGCCGCGATTTCTACGAGGAACGCGCACCCGGCTCGGACGACTTCGACCTGATGGTGCGTGACGCTTCCGGCACGCGCAAGCTGATCGACATCGACGCGTTGCGCAAGGCGCACGGCGGCAAGCCTTACGCCATCAACTGGTTCCTGCCATCGACGGACGGCAACAAGGTCGCGGTCGGCGTCTCCGAAGGCGGCTCGGAAAACGCCTCGATGACGGTGTACGACGCGGCGAGCGGCAAGCAGATCGCGGGGCCGATCGACCGCGTGCGCTTCGGCGCCACGACCTGGAGCAACGATTCGAAAGTCGTGTACTTCAACCGCCTTGCCAAGCTCAAGCCGGGCGCGCCGGAAACGGATACCTACAAGAACTCAACGCTTTACGGCTGGGACTTGCAAGGCCAACCGATCGCATTGCTGGGCACCCAGGTCGCGCGCGGTCCCAAATTCGCGCCGGAAGAGTTTCCGGTGCTCGGGATCACGCCGGGCGCGACGGACGCCATTGCGATCTCCCTCAATGGCGTGCAGAACGAATGGAAGGCGTGGCTGGCGCCCGCGGCCGACGCGGCGAAATTCGCCACGTGGAAACCGTTTTTTGATCGCAGGGATGACGTGACCGGCGTGGCGATGCGCGGCGACGACATCTTCCTGCTTTCGCACAAGGATGCACCGACCTTCAAGGTGCTGACGACGAAGGCGGGTGAGCCGCTGTCATCGGCAAGGACGCTGGTGCCGGCGCAGCCCGAACGCGTGGTCGAATCCGTCAACGCCGCGTCCGATGCGCTGTACGTGCTGGCGCGCAAGGGCGCGTACTCGCAGTTGCTGCGCATCCCCACCGGCAGCAGCTCCATCGAAACGGTCGCATTGCCGTTCGAAGGGCACATCGGCGAAGCCTTCACCGACCCGCGCACGCCGGGCATCACGCTCGAACTTTCGAGCTGGGTGGTGCAGCCGAGTTATCTGCATTACGACCCGTCGTCGAGGAAATTCGCTGCGCTGGACATCGGCCATCGCGGCGACATGGATGCCGCGGCATTCAAGGTCAGCGACCTCGAAGCGAAGGCGCGCGACGGCGCGATGGTGCCGCTCAGCCTGATCCAGCCGAAGGACGCCAAGGGTCCGCAAATCACGCTGGTGGAAGCGTACGGTTCCTACGGCATTTCCAACCTCGCCGACTTCAGCACGCGGCGTGCGGCGGCGATGCGCGAAGGCATAGCGTACGGCATCTGCCACGTGCGCGGCGGCGGCGAGAAGGGCGAAGCGTGGCGCCTCGGCGGCAAGGACGCCAACAAGCACAACACATGGCAGGACCTGATCGCCTGCGGCGAGGCCCTGATCGCGCGCGGCATCACCAGCAAGGACAAGCTGTTCATCATCGGCGGTTCGGCCGGCGGCATCACCATGGGCCGCGCGATGACGGAACGCCCCGACCTGTTCGCGGGCGTGATCGACCTGGTGCCGGCGGCGAACACGTTGCGCTCCGAATTTTCTCCGAACGGGCCGCCGAACGTTCCAGAATTCGGCAGTGTGAAGACCGAACAAGGCTTCAAGAATTTGTACGCGATGGATTCGATCCAGCACGTGACGAAGGGCGTTGCTTATCCCGCCGTGATGATCACCACCGGCTTGAACGACCCGCGCGTATCGCCGTGGGAACCGGCCAAGTTTGCCGCCGCGCTGCAGGCATCCGGCACACCCGATCCGGTACTGCTGCGGATCGATGCTCAGGCCGGCCACGGCATCGGTTCCACGCGCACGCAAACCGATCTATTGACCGCGGATTGGATCGCATTCATCAAATGGCGCGCTGGCACACCCGGTTGGCGCCCTGGCCGGAAACAATAGCCTCGCGTTTTCCATCATCGCCCGCCACCCGACGGGCGATGACTCGCACGGCCGATGGATTGCGGAGCGCATGCTAGCCTGCGCTCCTTTGCCGGCTGTCAGCCTCATGACAATCCCCAGCATCGCCCTTGTCACCGCGCGCGCGGCGCGCGGCACCGACTACGACATGCCGCTGCTGCTGGACGCGGTGCGCGAAGCCGGCGCGGAAGCGCACGAGGTCGACTGGGACGACGACACGATCGACTGGCCACGCTTCGACCTCGCCTTGCTGCGCTCGACCTGGGATTACTTCGAGCGGTTGCCGGAATTCCTCGCATGGGCGGAACGCGTGTCGCGGCAGACGCGCCTCTCGAATCCGCTCGATGTGATCCGCTGGAATACCGACAAGCACTACCTCTCGGATCTGCAACGAGCGGGCGTGCCGGTGGTGCCGAGCGTGTTTGTGGAACCGGGTGAAAATGCAGTCAGCGCCGTAGATGGAATTCTGCAAGATTTCCCCCATCCGCCTTCGGCACCTTCCCCCGCAAGCGGGGGAAGGAAAAGCCGGGATATGGTGGTGAAGCCCGCCGTCGGCGCGGGTTCGCGCGATGCGCAAAGACATTCACGAGATAGCCGCGACGCGATCGTCGCTCACGTGCAACGCCTGCTCGACAAGAATCGCAGCGCGCTGCTGCAGCCCTATCTCGACCGCGTGGACGAACACGGCGAAACCGCGCTGCTGTTTTTCGACGGCACGTTCAGCCATGCGATCCGCAAGGGGCCGCTGCTGAAACGCGGCGCAGGCTCGACCACGGGACTGTACGCCGAAGAAACCATCGAACCGCGCACGCCAACGGCCGACGAACTGGCCGTCGCGCAACACGCGCTCGCCGCGATTCCGTTCGAGAAGCCGCTGTTGTACGCACGCGTCGACCTGATCCACGGCGATGACGGCGCGCCACGCCTGCTGGAACTGGAACTGGTCGAGCCTTCGGTCTTCGCCGCGCACGCCGAGAGCGCCGCGCGGCGCTTCGCGGCTGCGGTATTGGCGCGCGCCACCCGCTGACGGCCTGCGCTCGCTCGCGAGCCGCAGGTTCGAGGCCCAAGCGGCGAGGCCGGCGCACGCGGTCGGCTACAATGGCGGGATGCCGTGCGACGGCACAGCCTTGCAAGGAGCCGCAATGAAGATTCTGGTCGGTTACAAGCGCGTGGTCGACTACAACGTGCGCATCCAGGTGAAGCCGGACGGCACGGGCGTGGTCACCGACGGCGTGAAACTGTCGCCCAATCCGTTCGACGACATCGCGCTGGAAGAGGCGCTGCGCCTGCGCGAGAAAGGCATCGCCGGGGAAGTGGTGATCGCGACGATCGCGCCGGCCGACGCGCAGCCGCACCTGCGCAATGGCCTCGCGATGGGCGCCAACCGCGCGATCCACGTGGTCACGCCCGATCCGGTGCAGCCGCTGGCCGCCGCGCGCACCTTCCTGAAACTGATCGAATCGGTGCAGCCCGGCCTCGTGATCCTGGGCAAGCAAGCGATCGACGACGACTGCAACCAGACCGGCCAGATGCTGGCCGCGTTGTGGGACCGGCCGCAGGCGACGTTCGCGTCGAAGCTGGAAATATCCGGCGACAAGGCGAAGGTGACGCGCGAGGTCGATGCAGGTCTCGAGACCATCGAGGTCGATCTGCCCGCGGTCGTCACCACCGACCTGCGCCTGAACGAGCCGCGCTTCATCAAGCTGCCGGACATCATGAAAGCCAAGTCCAAGCCGATCGAGACGATCGAGTTGTCCACGCTCGGCATCGAGCACGGCGGCGAGATCAAGACCACGCAGTACGCGCCGCCGCCCAAGCGCTCGCGCGGCGTGATGGTGAAGGACGTCGCCGAACTGGTAGGGCTGTTGAAGCAGAAAGGATTGGTTTGATTGATGGCTCTCATCGCCGAGAACCGTTGATCGTCATTCCGGGGCCGTTCGCGGCTTCATCGCGAACGGAATCCGGAATCGGTTTTCTGACCGAACGAAACCGATTCCGGGTCCCGCGCTGCGCGCGACCCGGAATGACGAACAGAAGAGGAAGGCTCCGCTCCCGTATTTCAAGCAGGACACGTACCCATGAGCAAAATCCTGATCGTCGCCGAACATCTCAACGGCCAACTCAACACCTCGACCGCACGCTGCGTGACTTGCGCGCGCGAGATCAAACCGGACGCGATCGACGTTCTGGTACTGGCCGATGCGCCCGACGCCATTGCCGCGCAAGCCGCGAAACTCGATGGCGTTTCGAAAGTGTTGACGGTCGCGCGGGGCGAAAACGCGCACGCGCTGGCTGCCGTGCTGGTGCCGCAGATCGCCGCCGCCGCGAAGAACGGCTACACACATGTGCTGTTTCCATCCACGACTTTCGGCAAGGACGTCGCGCCGCGCGTGGCCGCGCTGCTGGGCGTCGGCCAGGTCAGCGACATCATGTCGGTATCGAACGCGCATGCGTTCACGCGCCCGATCTACGCGGGCAATGCCATCGTGACCGTGGAAGCGCCGAACAACGCCATCGTGGTCGGTACCGTGCGCACCGCGTCGTGGCCGGCGGTCGGCGAAGCCGCGAACGCCGCGCCGGTCGAAGCGCTGTCCATCGACGCGACGATTCCATCGCACACGCGTTTCGTGGAATTGAAACAGGCGTCCAGCGAACGCCCAGACCTGCAGAGTGCATCAAGGGTCGTGTCGGGCGGCCGCGGGCTGGGTTCGAAGGAAAACTTCGAGATCATCTACAAGCTCGCCGACAAGTTGCACGCCGCCGCCGGCGCCTCGCGCGCAGCGGTGGACGCGGGCTACTGCCCCAACGACATGCAGGTCGGCCAGACCGGCAAGATCATCGCGCCGGAGTTGTACATGGCCATCGGCATTTCCGGCGCCATCCAGCACCTGACCGGCATCAAGGACGCCGGCACCATCGTCGCGATCAACAAGGACGCCGACGCGCCGATCTTCGAAGTCGCCGACATCGGCCTCGTCGGCGACTTGTTCAAGCTGGTGCCGGAGCTGGAAGCGGCGGTGTGAGGAACATACCGGCGGCAGGCCTACGGCAGCATTGTCCACCCACCGGTGGGATAGGGGTGGAAATATACGCCCTTGTACACACCCGTGGATGCTCCGGGCCACATTACAAGCTGGCTTCGGTTGTACCAGACAATGTCGAGAAGCCCATCACCATTGAAGTCACCTGACGTCCCGAACTTCCACTCTGGCGTCACCGCGATCAACCATGATTTGGTCAACTGGGTGCCGCTCATGATCCAGTACGCAAAGTGGGTTTGAGAGTTGTCGCGCCACAACAGGTCAGCCTTGTGGTCGCCATTGACATCGCCTGTTCCCAACAATGTCCAGCCTACGGGGTACGTGTGCGTCGCGGCTGCTTGGAACGCCCCATTGCTGAACGCCATCCACATCTGCATCGCCGAGCCGTTCGT
The genomic region above belongs to Rhodanobacteraceae bacterium and contains:
- a CDS encoding ABC transporter, permease protein (cluster 9, phospholipid) encodes the protein MNPSPTTPGLVEWLPLPETGENVLRFTGDWTLQHFAALEAQLDALKPALPECPDVDFNDVGRVDTSGAGLIAVALGPKALHWLADHDRDVPRELRALLGTVSDAVAEIYAHRPKPRPNFGFMDMLADIGGNVVHIAELGAKLLAFIGMTLETQVRVLLRPRHWRVTSLVAHMEQTGLHAVPIVVLLSFLIGAVIAFLGATALQRYGATVFTVDLVSYAFLRELGVLLTAIILAGRTASAFTAQIGSMKVGEEIDAMRTMGLDPMELLVLPRVLALMIVTPLLTFLAILAGVVGGALVCWFALNITPTMFISVFQTDTPLRYLWLGLCKAPIFAFLIAVIGCLEGFKVQGSAQSVGERTTSSVVQSIFLVIVVDAVAALFFMEMNW
- a CDS encoding ABC transporter, ATP-binding protein (cluster 9, phospholipid) → MTIAVTAQPRDTLVEVRGLRSQFGDQVVHENLDLDVYRGEILGVVGGSGTGKSVLLRTILGLRRPDAGSVKLFGENLHDLPEDKRVAIESRCGVLFQNGALFSSLTVSENVRVPLMEHTKLSLHDALRVAALKIALADLTPEVRHKYPSELSGGMVKRAGLARALALDPDIVFLDEPTSGLDPIAAASFDQLIRTLRDALGLTVFMITHDLDSLHAICDRVAVLAHKRVIVADSLDKVERFDDPWIREYFQGPRGRAAQSIQAIA
- a CDS encoding Amidase, with product MSAIEDGEMLGPEALRRGGVWQCLHWLASGRTTSEALAEACLDAIDRRDPELHAFVDVRPDIVRDQAASAQRRRREGPIGRLDGIPVAIKDNFDVAGYPTRAGLPTRDEHVARNDAHAVARLRAAGAVLLGKTNLDEGALGAATRNPHFGTTRNPFDVNRVAGGSSGGSAAAVAAGMAPVAIGSDTLGSVRIPASYCGVFALKPTHGEISARGLVPAARRLDAVGILGRSVGDLVVMLQVLAGYDADDPRSRRRRVALQPPDWNPDQLRCGVLPDLAAIGVEAPVIEVFEAAMAKLQHALHERTPLDFSDWPFQKMRRAGLLLMEAEMRNTFADDLADTAHPVSEQFRTMLDYAARKSAADYAQADRILDFAMLKARRVFSRVDVLVLPTTPQGAFPVDAPVPASQADLTAFASLSACPAVSIPMGTLPDGMPIGMQFVGAPGSDLRLLELAEVCASALDAAPAYPVGV
- a CDS encoding Electron transfer flavoprotein-ubiquinone oxidoreductase — translated: MSERETMEYDVVVVGAGPSGLAFAIRLKQLKPDVRVCVIEKASTVGAQILSGAVIEPAPLDALLPKWRDAPPPICVPATHDEFLWLRDAKRAMKLPTPPQMHNAGNFIVSLGALCAWLAPQAEALGVDVFPGFAAGGAVFDDKGAVAGVRIGDMGIAKDGSHKPGYTQGIDILAKLTVLAEGCRGSVSKQLIAKYGLDKHSDPQTYGIGLKELWQLPPGRVQPGHITHTLGWPLDNKTYGGSFIYQLDKDRIAIGFVAGLDYSDPLFRPWEAFQQLKNHARIAPLLEGGQIVSGGARALIEGGLQSLPTTEMPGAILIGDAAGLMNVPKIKGTHQAIRSGMLAAEHFAEKQSSEGFDARLRASPIAKELHKVRNIRPGFHGGLWRGLANATWETVTAGLSPWTLKNHADWSSLEKLDPPATKTNRPGPNATSPREPGWIERTLPPRDRLAGVYFAATEHDEDQPVHLHVADTNICIERCTVEYGNPCQRFCPANVYEIVEDAGSDGAPSLRLQINAANCVHCKTCDIKDPYEIITWVTPEGGSGPNYQNL
- a CDS encoding Prolyl endopeptidase; amino-acid sequence: MRITRFAAISVLALMSTIAAGASAASDPLAPIGLGAAPATAPIKPVTETLWGVEVTDNYRYMEKLDPATLAWMKSEGAYTRKVMDAIAPLATLQKRVSAFTGSFGFVQGFVSYGGRDFYEERAPGSDDFDLMVRDASGTRKLIDIDALRKAHGGKPYAINWFLPSTDGNKVAVGVSEGGSENASMTVYDAASGKQIAGPIDRVRFGATTWSNDSKVVYFNRLAKLKPGAPETDTYKNSTLYGWDLQGQPIALLGTQVARGPKFAPEEFPVLGITPGATDAIAISLNGVQNEWKAWLAPAADAAKFATWKPFFDRRDDVTGVAMRGDDIFLLSHKDAPTFKVLTTKAGEPLSSARTLVPAQPERVVESVNAASDALYVLARKGAYSQLLRIPTGSSSIETVALPFEGHIGEAFTDPRTPGITLELSSWVVQPSYLHYDPSSRKFAALDIGHRGDMDAAAFKVSDLEAKARDGAMVPLSLIQPKDAKGPQITLVEAYGSYGISNLADFSTRRAAAMREGIAYGICHVRGGGEKGEAWRLGGKDANKHNTWQDLIACGEALIARGITSKDKLFIIGGSAGGITMGRAMTERPDLFAGVIDLVPAANTLRSEFSPNGPPNVPEFGSVKTEQGFKNLYAMDSIQHVTKGVAYPAVMITTGLNDPRVSPWEPAKFAAALQASGTPDPVLLRIDAQAGHGIGSTRTQTDLLTADWIAFIKWRAGTPGWRPGRKQ